One region of Pseudanabaena sp. BC1403 genomic DNA includes:
- a CDS encoding PAS domain S-box protein, with protein MQNILDHVQCGIFVLSIEANTQVSDLNDQGFVLRFSLANSAFVHLVFGERSIDQTVDLVGLQPKECLSLEFAELLNKYVSQCLQIRQVVVFEEQLDLVTNRILSISLSLEVDSINNSARIVGTCQDITDKSLSKSQVQALNQNKFSHLVSEVSDAFVVVDHEGVVRYVNQSAENLFGCKSEDIIGETFGLPVVAGESTDVDILNRGSTTSAEMRVSEAIDEDRRVYVVASLRDVSERKRVEESLKLRERAIAASSNGIVITDATQPNNPMIYVNPSFERITGYSAAEVIGRDCRFLQGGDRNQIGLLDLRKAIAERRECHSVLLNYRKDGTPFWNDLYIAPVFNDHGELANYIGIQTDITDQVKSTQRLLESEERLRTVLTSIKEGITFSDDEGYFAIFNAGMESLTGYTLSEANASKDFTNFLYPDRSEHDKALQRLQHLQETGKAMTVETRICHREGTFKDVLVSTRIMTYKGRRMYLSSYYDITERKKVETQLRYQSERERLLNAILLKIQCELNLDQILSITVKEAQELLRIDRVVIYQFQQDWSGAFVVEAVNNPVLSILGKTIDDACFNQDYVKKYQNKAISSINDVELADLSPCHKDLLQCFQVKANIVVAISFGDTLWGLLIAHQCLAPRQWEEFEIDLLKQLANHVAIAIQQVKLFERVQDLNKNLERQVRDRTQQLEQSLSQLERALLREKELNELKSQFISRASHEFRTPLATIQTASDLLRNYGYKMSDEKKLERIDKIQREVKGMTNLLEEVLIIGKTESGKFDLQSEEINLENFCLEIIEQAKLIGDGKHQVIFKNINAPVKISIDIKFFRQIISNLLSNAIKYSPNNSEVNFMISLTCDRIPQLLLEVKDQGIGIPVIDQEKIFDHFYRAHNVGMIVGTGLGMAIIKNSVDILGGTIQLTSVENKGTTIKVKLPYTLPS; from the coding sequence ATGCAAAATATCCTAGATCATGTTCAATGCGGAATCTTTGTTTTGTCGATTGAAGCAAATACGCAAGTATCTGATCTAAATGATCAGGGATTTGTTCTGCGGTTTTCTCTCGCTAATTCCGCATTTGTCCATCTTGTTTTTGGGGAACGTAGTATCGATCAAACTGTAGATTTAGTTGGCTTACAGCCAAAGGAATGTTTGTCTTTAGAATTTGCTGAATTATTGAACAAATATGTTAGTCAATGTTTGCAAATACGACAAGTTGTTGTGTTTGAAGAACAGCTTGATTTGGTAACAAATCGGATACTATCGATTTCATTATCATTAGAGGTTGATAGTATCAACAATTCAGCGCGGATCGTTGGAACTTGCCAAGATATTACTGACAAATCACTATCAAAATCCCAAGTTCAAGCTCTCAATCAAAATAAATTCAGCCATTTAGTGAGTGAAGTTTCTGACGCTTTTGTGGTAGTTGATCATGAAGGCGTAGTGCGATATGTTAATCAATCAGCCGAGAACTTATTTGGGTGTAAATCTGAAGATATTATCGGTGAAACTTTTGGACTTCCTGTAGTAGCGGGGGAAAGCACTGATGTCGATATTCTCAACCGAGGTAGTACAACCTCGGCGGAAATGCGCGTGTCAGAAGCAATTGATGAAGATCGTAGAGTCTACGTGGTCGCCTCATTGCGAGATGTCTCAGAACGGAAGCGGGTAGAGGAGTCTCTGAAATTGCGTGAAAGGGCGATCGCAGCAAGCTCAAATGGGATTGTGATTACGGATGCTACTCAGCCGAATAATCCTATGATTTATGTTAATCCCAGCTTTGAGAGGATTACAGGCTATAGCGCAGCAGAAGTAATCGGACGTGATTGCCGCTTTTTGCAAGGCGGCGATCGCAATCAAATTGGGCTTTTAGATTTACGCAAAGCGATTGCAGAAAGGCGAGAATGTCACTCTGTCCTGCTCAACTATCGTAAAGACGGAACACCATTTTGGAATGATTTGTATATTGCACCAGTCTTTAATGATCATGGCGAACTTGCTAACTATATTGGTATTCAAACTGACATTACGGATCAAGTAAAGTCAACCCAAAGATTGCTAGAAAGTGAAGAACGTTTGCGAACTGTACTAACATCAATCAAAGAGGGCATTACTTTTAGTGATGATGAAGGCTATTTTGCTATTTTCAATGCTGGGATGGAAAGCCTTACAGGATATACGTTATCAGAAGCTAATGCTAGCAAAGATTTTACAAACTTTCTATATCCTGATCGTTCTGAACATGACAAGGCTTTGCAAAGATTGCAACATCTTCAGGAAACTGGCAAAGCGATGACTGTCGAGACCCGCATTTGTCATCGTGAGGGCACATTTAAAGATGTTCTAGTCTCTACAAGAATAATGACTTACAAAGGTCGGCGGATGTATTTAAGCAGCTATTACGATATTACTGAGCGCAAAAAAGTCGAAACTCAATTGCGCTATCAAAGTGAGAGAGAACGTTTATTAAATGCTATTTTACTCAAAATTCAATGTGAATTAAACCTCGATCAAATTTTATCAATTACTGTTAAAGAGGCTCAAGAATTATTGCGTATTGATCGAGTAGTTATTTATCAATTTCAGCAAGATTGGAGTGGTGCATTTGTTGTAGAAGCTGTTAATAATCCTGTGTTATCCATTCTTGGAAAAACAATTGATGATGCATGTTTTAATCAGGATTATGTAAAAAAATATCAAAACAAAGCCATATCTAGTATTAATGATGTTGAACTTGCAGATTTAAGCCCTTGCCATAAAGATCTTTTACAATGTTTTCAAGTGAAGGCTAATATCGTAGTCGCTATTTCTTTTGGAGATACATTATGGGGATTGTTAATAGCTCATCAATGTCTTGCACCTCGTCAGTGGGAAGAATTTGAAATTGATTTGCTCAAACAGTTAGCTAATCATGTAGCGATCGCAATTCAACAAGTGAAATTATTTGAACGAGTGCAAGATCTTAACAAAAATTTAGAACGTCAAGTTAGAGATCGCACTCAGCAACTAGAGCAGAGCCTCAGCCAACTAGAAAGGGCTTTGCTTAGAGAGAAAGAGCTTAACGAGCTAAAATCACAATTTATTTCTAGAGCTTCCCATGAATTTCGCACGCCACTAGCAACAATCCAGACAGCAAGTGATTTGCTACGAAACTATGGATATAAAATGTCAGACGAGAAAAAGCTGGAAAGAATTGATAAAATCCAACGCGAAGTTAAAGGAATGACTAACCTATTGGAGGAAGTATTAATCATTGGCAAAACTGAATCTGGTAAATTTGATTTGCAGTCAGAAGAAATTAATCTTGAAAATTTCTGTTTGGAAATTATCGAGCAAGCTAAATTAATAGGCGACGGCAAGCATCAAGTTATATTCAAAAACATCAATGCTCCTGTAAAGATATCAATAGACATTAAATTCTTTAGGCAAATTATTTCTAACTTATTATCAAATGCTATTAAATATTCTCCAAATAATAGTGAAGTTAATTTTATGATTTCGCTAACTTGCGATCGCATCCCGCAACTTTTATTAGAGGTTAAAGATCAGGGGATTGGTATTCCTGTAATTGATCAAGAAAAGATTTTTGACCATTTTTATCGCGCCCACAATGTTGGTATGATCGTAGGGACTGGGTTAGGGATGGCAATTATCAAGAATTCAGTTGACATCCTTGGTGGCACAATTCAACTTACTAGTGTTGAAAATAAAGGTACAACTATAAAGGTAAAACTTCCTTATACTCTTCCCAGTTAA
- a CDS encoding EAL domain-containing protein: MTTILVIEDVEALREEIMETLSYEGFDVLGAKDGVVGVQIAKTYLPNLIICDIAMPELDGFGTLVALRQEPKTSMIPFIFLTAMTEKADMRQAMQLGADDYLTKPFTSAELLGAIASRLQKYNSVKDHYYDEIKAVGERFEYLSHHDELTQLPNRILFHESLTQAVLHAKINNKSLALLFLDMDNFNIINNTLGNDIGDQLFIAIAERLKRYTAPCDMVARIQGDEFALIISGVTDTLSIKLETQKILDLLSRPYHLYGHEVFITSSIGITIFPEDHQDVEGLIKNAELAMYYAKTHNRNSYKLYSPDLNVQSSEYMALANSLHRAIDRNEIRVFYQPLVCLKSGKIVGAEALARWQHPDLGLIMPTKFIPVAEQTGLILRLSEVILYSVCEQMRSWRESGINYGFIAVNLSGQHFRPDNNLIELISKVLQETGTEPDNLEIELTESIIMQNAEFTIQVLSQLQEIGVKVAIDDFGTGYSSLSYLKHFPVNILKIDRCFVQDITTDRHDATISLAIIDLAHSLSLKVIAEGVETAEQMQFLKEHDCDQFQGYFFSPPLPAPEFEQMLIDSKCL; the protein is encoded by the coding sequence ATGACAACGATTCTAGTCATCGAAGATGTAGAAGCTTTACGCGAAGAGATCATGGAGACGCTCTCCTATGAGGGTTTTGATGTGCTGGGCGCAAAGGATGGAGTCGTTGGCGTTCAAATAGCAAAAACCTATTTGCCGAATTTGATTATCTGCGATATAGCCATGCCAGAACTGGATGGCTTCGGAACCTTGGTTGCGCTGCGACAAGAACCAAAAACGTCAATGATTCCGTTTATATTCTTGACAGCAATGACGGAAAAAGCAGATATGCGTCAAGCTATGCAACTAGGTGCAGATGACTACCTGACCAAGCCATTTACCTCTGCGGAATTATTGGGGGCGATCGCTTCAAGACTACAAAAGTACAACTCGGTTAAAGATCATTACTATGATGAGATTAAAGCTGTAGGTGAAAGATTTGAATACTTATCTCATCATGATGAATTGACGCAATTACCAAATCGAATCCTGTTTCACGAATCATTAACCCAAGCTGTATTGCACGCCAAGATTAACAACAAATCTCTCGCCTTGTTATTTCTAGATATGGACAATTTCAATATCATTAACAACACTCTTGGTAATGATATTGGTGATCAATTGTTTATCGCGATCGCCGAGCGACTAAAGCGCTACACGGCTCCATGCGATATGGTGGCTCGTATCCAAGGTGATGAATTCGCGCTGATAATTTCTGGTGTCACAGACACGCTCAGCATCAAACTTGAAACCCAGAAAATTCTCGATCTATTAAGCCGTCCTTATCATCTCTATGGGCATGAGGTTTTCATTACTAGTAGTATTGGCATCACCATTTTTCCTGAAGATCATCAAGATGTGGAAGGATTAATCAAAAATGCTGAATTAGCGATGTACTATGCCAAAACCCATAACAGGAATAGCTATAAGCTCTATAGCCCAGATCTGAATGTCCAATCTTCAGAATATATGGCGTTAGCAAACAGCCTCCACCGCGCCATCGATCGCAATGAGATTCGGGTTTTTTATCAGCCTTTAGTCTGTCTCAAGTCAGGTAAAATCGTGGGGGCGGAAGCGCTAGCCAGATGGCAACATCCCGACTTAGGGCTGATTATGCCAACCAAGTTTATCCCTGTTGCTGAACAAACAGGGCTAATCCTGCGTTTGAGTGAGGTAATTCTATATTCGGTCTGTGAACAAATGCGCTCGTGGCGGGAATCTGGCATAAATTACGGATTTATTGCCGTCAATCTATCTGGTCAGCATTTTCGTCCAGACAACAATCTAATTGAATTAATTAGTAAGGTTTTACAAGAAACTGGCACTGAACCAGACAATCTGGAAATCGAGCTTACTGAAAGCATCATTATGCAAAATGCAGAGTTTACAATTCAAGTACTATCGCAGTTGCAGGAAATAGGAGTAAAAGTAGCGATCGATGATTTTGGTACAGGCTATTCGTCTTTGAGCTACCTTAAGCATTTTCCAGTCAATATACTTAAAATAGATCGCTGCTTTGTCCAAGACATCACGACCGATCGCCATGATGCGACGATCTCTCTAGCCATCATCGATCTTGCCCATAGTTTGTCATTGAAAGTCATTGCTGAAGGTGTTGAGACAGCCGAGCAGATGCAATTTTTAAAGGAGCATGACTGCGATCAGTTTCAAGGCTATTTCTTTAGTCCACCATTACCTGCTCCTGAGTTTGAACAAATGCTAATAGATAGTAAATGCTTATAA
- the gmd gene encoding GDP-mannose 4,6-dehydratase, protein MSKSKRALITGITGQDGSYLSELLLAKGYEVHGIIRRASTINTDRLDHMYQDPHLPETKLFLHYGDLTDGTTLGRILEAVRPHEVFNLGAQSHVRVSFDSPEYTVDAVGMGTLRLLEALRDYQQRNDREIRFYQAGSSEMYGLVQAVPQNEDTPFYPRSPYACAKVYAHWQTINYRESYGLFACNGILFNHESPRRGETFVTRKITRAIARIVANQQKKLYLGNLDSKRDWGYAKDYVEAMWLMLQQEKPDDYVISTGETHSVREFLEEAFAYVNLKWEDYVEIDPRYFRPAEVDLLLGDCTKAKQKLGWEPKVTFKALVELMVDADLEALGLPNPKGTHSQDIATLRNTGQASTW, encoded by the coding sequence ATGAGTAAATCTAAACGCGCCTTAATTACAGGTATCACAGGTCAAGATGGTTCTTATCTATCAGAACTATTGCTAGCAAAAGGGTATGAAGTGCATGGAATCATTCGGCGCGCTTCGACAATCAATACTGATCGCCTTGATCATATGTATCAAGATCCTCACTTACCAGAAACTAAATTGTTTCTGCATTATGGTGATCTCACCGACGGCACTACTTTGGGGCGAATTTTAGAAGCTGTTCGACCTCATGAAGTATTTAACCTCGGTGCTCAGTCCCATGTGCGTGTTAGCTTTGACTCGCCTGAATATACAGTTGATGCTGTGGGCATGGGAACTTTGCGACTGTTAGAAGCTTTACGCGATTACCAACAGCGCAATGATCGCGAAATTCGTTTTTATCAGGCTGGCTCTTCGGAGATGTATGGATTGGTGCAAGCTGTACCACAAAATGAAGATACTCCCTTTTATCCTCGTAGTCCCTACGCTTGCGCCAAAGTCTATGCCCATTGGCAAACGATTAATTACCGTGAGTCCTATGGACTATTTGCTTGCAATGGCATTTTGTTTAACCATGAGTCACCGCGACGTGGTGAGACATTTGTCACAAGGAAGATCACCAGAGCGATCGCACGCATTGTCGCTAATCAGCAGAAAAAACTGTACTTAGGAAATCTCGATTCCAAACGCGATTGGGGCTATGCCAAAGACTATGTTGAGGCAATGTGGTTAATGCTGCAACAGGAAAAACCTGATGACTATGTGATTTCCACAGGTGAAACCCATTCAGTCAGAGAATTTTTGGAAGAAGCTTTTGCTTACGTCAATCTCAAATGGGAGGATTATGTAGAGATCGATCCGCGCTATTTCCGTCCCGCTGAAGTTGATTTGTTATTGGGCGACTGTACTAAGGCGAAACAAAAGTTGGGTTGGGAGCCTAAGGTTACTTTCAAGGCTTTGGTTGAGCTAATGGTGGATGCTGATCTAGAGGCATTGGGTTTACCTAATCCTAAGGGCACACATTCTCAGGATATTGCCACATTGCGAAATACTGGTCAGGCTTCGACTTGGTAA
- a CDS encoding GDP-L-fucose synthase — MLENRSKLQFKDQKILVTGGAGFLGKQVIAQLVKAGASPDLITAPRSKEFDLRSLATCERVVQGQDLIIHLAAHVGGIGLNREKPAELFYDNLMMGVQLIHAAYQANVQKFVCVGTICAYPNFTPVPFKETDLWNGYPEVTNAPYGVAKKALLVQLQSYRQQYGFNGIYLLPVNLYGPEDNFDPRSSHVIPALIRKVYEAQQRGDRSISVWGDGTPTREFVYSEDAAMAIVMAAETYNEHEPVNIGTGLEISIKDLIYLICELMGFDGEIVWETDKPNGQPRRCLDVERAKQAFGFTAQVDFREGLNKTIAWYRQQAN, encoded by the coding sequence ATGTTGGAAAATCGCTCAAAATTACAATTCAAAGATCAAAAGATTCTTGTGACTGGGGGGGCAGGCTTTTTAGGTAAGCAAGTAATTGCGCAACTAGTCAAAGCTGGAGCTAGTCCAGATTTAATCACAGCCCCTAGATCAAAAGAGTTTGATTTGCGATCGCTTGCTACATGCGAAAGAGTTGTGCAAGGACAAGATTTAATTATCCATCTTGCCGCCCATGTCGGCGGGATTGGACTCAACCGCGAAAAACCAGCCGAACTTTTTTATGACAACCTAATGATGGGTGTGCAATTAATTCATGCCGCCTATCAAGCAAATGTGCAAAAATTTGTATGTGTTGGCACAATTTGCGCATATCCCAACTTTACCCCTGTTCCTTTTAAAGAAACCGATCTCTGGAATGGTTATCCTGAGGTTACTAATGCTCCCTATGGTGTTGCTAAAAAAGCTTTACTAGTGCAGCTACAGTCTTATCGTCAGCAATATGGTTTTAATGGCATTTACCTACTGCCAGTTAATCTCTATGGGCCAGAAGACAACTTTGATCCGCGTAGCTCTCACGTTATTCCTGCTCTAATCCGTAAAGTTTATGAAGCTCAGCAAAGAGGCGATCGCTCTATTTCAGTATGGGGAGATGGAACCCCAACCAGAGAGTTCGTCTATTCCGAAGATGCTGCTATGGCGATTGTCATGGCAGCAGAGACTTATAATGAGCATGAGCCAGTCAATATTGGTACTGGCTTAGAAATTTCCATCAAAGATCTGATCTATTTAATTTGTGAATTAATGGGATTCGATGGCGAAATTGTCTGGGAAACTGACAAGCCGAATGGGCAGCCGCGCCGTTGCCTTGATGTAGAAAGGGCTAAGCAAGCCTTTGGTTTCACAGCACAGGTAGATTTTCGCGAAGGTTTAAATAAGACGATCGCTTGGTATCGTCAACAAGCGAATTAA
- a CDS encoding alpha/beta fold hydrolase — protein sequence MFFEYRRFADRFWTWRDYEIGYCVEGLDKNLDKPAIVLIHGFGASVGHWRKNIPVLAQKFRVYAIDLIGFGSSAQPKPSELAYTFETWGQQVADFVREVVGDRSILVGNSIGAVVSMQAAIYAPDLVAKTVLINCSLRLLQEQNQLDMPWFKRVGVKAVQNILGNRAIAKLFFDQVRNRRSVKQILSQAYFHKEAVTDELVDILIKPAQNPNAVDVFMAFVRYSQGPRPEDLLAILPCDAIVLWGDRDPWEPIELGRKSFTKFACVKKFIDIPNAGHCPQDEVPEVVNDILLKYL from the coding sequence ATGTTTTTTGAATATCGTAGGTTTGCCGATCGCTTCTGGACATGGCGCGATTATGAGATTGGTTATTGTGTTGAAGGATTAGATAAAAATCTAGATAAGCCTGCAATTGTTCTGATCCATGGCTTTGGGGCTTCGGTGGGGCATTGGCGCAAAAACATCCCTGTTCTTGCTCAGAAGTTTAGAGTTTATGCGATCGATTTAATTGGTTTCGGTTCTTCGGCACAGCCTAAACCGAGTGAGCTTGCTTATACGTTTGAGACTTGGGGGCAACAGGTTGCTGATTTTGTGCGCGAGGTGGTGGGTGATCGCAGCATCTTAGTCGGCAATTCGATCGGCGCAGTGGTATCAATGCAAGCAGCGATTTATGCACCTGATCTAGTTGCTAAGACTGTATTGATTAATTGTTCATTACGATTATTACAAGAACAGAATCAATTAGATATGCCTTGGTTTAAGCGTGTTGGCGTAAAGGCTGTCCAAAATATTTTGGGTAATCGGGCGATCGCCAAATTATTTTTTGATCAAGTTCGTAATCGGCGATCAGTCAAGCAGATACTTTCGCAAGCTTATTTTCATAAAGAAGCTGTGACCGATGAATTAGTTGACATATTAATTAAGCCTGCACAAAATCCGAATGCGGTGGATGTATTTATGGCTTTTGTGCGTTACTCTCAGGGGCCAAGACCTGAAGATCTCTTAGCGATTTTGCCCTGTGATGCGATCGTGCTATGGGGCGATCGCGATCCTTGGGAGCCGATAGAATTGGGGCGTAAGTCTTTTACAAAATTTGCCTGTGTCAAGAAATTTATTGACATTCCGAACGCGGGGCATTGCCCTCAGGATGAAGTGCCAGAAGTGGTTAATGATATTTTACTAAAATATCTATAA
- a CDS encoding phycobilisome rod-core linker polypeptide, with translation MALPLLNYAPSSQNSRVDGFTVGSDNTPRIYNTANLLSSGDLGELIEAAYRQIFFHAFTSDREVTLESQLRSGNISVRQFVRGLVLSNTYRSSFYDKNSNYRFVEQTVQRVLGRDVYSEREKIAWSIVVATKGIEGFIDALLNSDEYLEAFGDDILPYQRRRVLPSQRIGEVPFNLKSPRYDAYHRAKLGFPQLIWQNTVRSYVVTDRAPKTGDPALFLNMARSINTAPANSTPVSAQNLDYERLVPRR, from the coding sequence GTGGCTCTTCCTTTATTAAATTACGCTCCATCATCGCAGAATTCTCGCGTTGATGGCTTTACAGTCGGTAGTGACAACACACCTCGCATTTATAACACTGCAAACTTACTCTCTAGTGGTGATCTAGGCGAACTGATTGAAGCTGCCTATCGTCAAATTTTCTTCCATGCTTTTACCTCTGATCGCGAAGTTACTCTAGAATCGCAATTACGTTCTGGCAATATATCAGTCAGACAATTTGTGCGTGGACTAGTTCTCTCTAACACCTATAGAAGCAGTTTTTATGACAAAAACAGCAACTATCGCTTCGTAGAACAAACTGTACAGCGCGTCCTTGGTCGTGATGTTTACAGCGAAAGAGAAAAAATTGCTTGGTCGATCGTAGTTGCGACTAAAGGTATTGAAGGTTTCATTGATGCGCTGCTCAACAGCGATGAATATCTTGAAGCATTCGGCGATGACATCCTTCCTTATCAACGTCGTCGTGTCCTACCTAGCCAAAGAATTGGCGAAGTACCTTTCAACCTCAAGTCTCCTCGCTACGATGCTTACCATCGCGCAAAGTTGGGCTTCCCTCAACTTATCTGGCAGAATACTGTCCGCAGCTATGTGGTTACCGACAGAGCACCAAAAACAGGCGATCCAGCTTTGTTCTTGAATATGGCTCGCAGCATTAATACTGCTCCAGCCAACTCAACCCCTGTGTCTGCTCAAAACCTCGATTACGAACGTCTAGTTCCTCGCCGCTAA
- a CDS encoding phycobiliprotein lyase, producing the protein MDIHQFLKLFVGRWRSQRSDHQFSKGNGGDTRAVIEIIPLSLDDPDLLTICQKYDIHPNTAIHPMKMSWEEESLSSNKPKGNALVIPVPNDLNSPQNGLILTNNGKGFYELGVDEALTIQTITEQNVIEERIWFGNPNLRFRVATLLQRDTVSDRHVQSSKFYSEIRSAEPKT; encoded by the coding sequence ATGGATATTCATCAATTTCTCAAACTCTTTGTCGGTCGCTGGCGATCGCAACGCAGCGATCACCAATTTAGCAAGGGAAATGGTGGTGATACTCGCGCTGTGATTGAGATTATCCCTCTAAGTCTAGATGATCCAGATTTGCTTACAATTTGCCAAAAGTATGACATTCATCCTAATACAGCGATCCATCCGATGAAAATGTCGTGGGAGGAAGAATCTTTAAGCAGTAATAAACCTAAGGGCAATGCTCTAGTCATACCTGTGCCTAATGATCTGAATTCACCCCAGAATGGTTTGATTTTGACCAACAATGGTAAAGGTTTTTATGAACTTGGTGTAGATGAAGCTCTGACAATTCAGACGATTACTGAACAAAATGTGATTGAGGAGCGGATTTGGTTTGGGAATCCTAACTTAAGATTTCGTGTAGCAACTTTGTTGCAAAGAGATACTGTTAGCGATCGCCATGTCCAATCCTCCAAGTTTTATTCGGAAATTCGCAGCGCTGAACCAAAAACATAA
- a CDS encoding ABC transporter permease, with amino-acid sequence MPVNSSSDIPPTQNPKTVRRLKWLEPLALLFPSGFWLISFLIIPTVFILIQSLAPLGKTEFGLDNYQRVFEYVGGNFIYLVVVWRSLLYAAITTGFCLILGFPVAYWLAVIAPKRWRNILLLLFVLPLWTSSLLRSYAWITILRPTGVLNTFLNFIGLSGINVLNKAEGVIIGMIYTYLPYMVLVLYTSLERLDLRLLEAAADLGANAKQTFWQITVPQVSSGIIAGAALVSITSFSDYINPQLLGGPASRTIASVIELQFLGASSNRGFGSALSMVLILLVTIVIALLIKYGDRRVVSDG; translated from the coding sequence ATGCCTGTGAATAGCTCTTCAGATATTCCTCCTACCCAAAACCCCAAAACAGTTCGGCGGCTCAAGTGGCTAGAGCCTTTAGCTTTATTGTTCCCAAGTGGCTTTTGGCTGATCTCATTTTTGATTATTCCAACAGTTTTTATTTTAATTCAGAGCCTTGCCCCTCTGGGTAAAACTGAGTTTGGACTAGACAACTACCAGAGAGTATTTGAGTACGTTGGTGGCAACTTTATCTATCTAGTCGTCGTATGGAGATCGCTGCTTTATGCAGCTATCACTACAGGATTTTGTTTAATCTTAGGATTTCCTGTAGCTTACTGGCTAGCTGTGATTGCTCCCAAGCGTTGGCGCAATATTTTGCTACTTCTATTTGTATTGCCTTTATGGACTTCATCATTATTAAGATCCTATGCATGGATTACAATTTTGCGACCGACTGGAGTTCTAAACACTTTTCTGAACTTCATTGGACTATCAGGGATCAATGTATTGAATAAAGCTGAGGGCGTGATCATTGGCATGATTTATACTTATCTGCCCTATATGGTTTTAGTTTTATATACTTCGCTCGAACGTCTCGATCTCCGTCTACTTGAGGCAGCAGCTGATCTCGGCGCTAATGCTAAACAAACTTTTTGGCAGATTACAGTTCCACAGGTTTCCTCAGGAATTATCGCGGGAGCCGCCCTAGTATCGATCACTAGTTTTAGTGATTACATCAACCCGCAACTATTAGGTGGTCCTGCTAGTCGCACGATCGCCTCAGTTATTGAGTTGCAATTTTTGGGGGCAAGTAGCAATCGAGGTTTTGGCTCGGCGCTCAGTATGGTGCTCATTTTGTTAGTAACAATTGTAATTGCCTTGCTAATTAAATATGGCGATCGCAGGGTGGTAAGTGATGGCTAA
- a CDS encoding ABC transporter permease has product MANQINVPTVKRWQTWYTVIAFFYMYLPIAVLTLFSFNDSPLPSQWAGFTWKWYEKFLQNPKLLAALQNSLGVALTAVSVSAILGTLTAVGLARYYFPGKSLYRGVTYLPLIIPDIAIAVATLVFFAAIQLPLSLVTIVIAHIVFCLAYVAIVVSSRLATIDPQLEEAALDLGATPVQAFLRVLLPQLLPGILSGCLLAFILSMDDFVIAYFSAGAGSTTLPMYIFSTLRSGGVTPELNALSVLLIIASASIAAIAEAIRSWGKFD; this is encoded by the coding sequence ATGGCTAATCAAATCAATGTGCCAACCGTTAAGCGCTGGCAAACTTGGTATACGGTAATTGCATTCTTTTACATGTACTTGCCGATCGCCGTTCTAACACTTTTTAGCTTTAATGATTCACCATTGCCTTCACAATGGGCAGGATTTACTTGGAAGTGGTATGAAAAGTTTCTTCAAAATCCGAAATTACTGGCTGCTCTACAAAACAGCCTCGGTGTCGCACTCACAGCTGTTTCAGTCTCCGCTATTCTCGGGACTCTTACCGCCGTCGGATTAGCTCGATATTATTTTCCAGGCAAAAGTCTATATCGAGGAGTTACCTATTTACCCTTAATCATTCCTGATATTGCGATCGCTGTAGCGACCCTAGTGTTTTTTGCCGCTATTCAGCTACCTCTAAGCCTTGTCACGATTGTAATTGCGCACATTGTTTTTTGTCTTGCTTACGTTGCTATAGTAGTTTCCAGTCGCCTTGCCACCATCGATCCCCAACTCGAAGAAGCCGCCCTTGATCTTGGAGCTACACCCGTACAAGCCTTTTTAAGGGTGCTATTGCCGCAGCTTTTACCAGGAATTTTGTCTGGATGTCTCTTGGCATTTATTTTGAGCATGGATGACTTTGTAATTGCATATTTCTCAGCAGGCGCTGGCTCGACAACATTACCAATGTACATTTTCTCCACACTGCGAAGTGGTGGCGTAACCCCCGAATTGAATGCCCTTAGCGTGTTATTGATTATTGCTTCAGCTTCAATAGCGGCGATTGCGGAAGCGATCAGAAGTTGGGGCAAATTTGATTAG